In Paramisgurnus dabryanus chromosome 14, PD_genome_1.1, whole genome shotgun sequence, one genomic interval encodes:
- the lhfpl5a gene encoding LHFPL tetraspan subfamily member 5 protein — MTKMLSAQEAAKIYHTNYVRNARAVGVLWTVFTICFAIICVVVFIQPYWIGDSVDTPQSGYFGLFHYCIGNPITGELVCKGSALDFGSIPSGAFKTAMFFVGISLLLIVGTIVCFTLFFFCNSGSVYKICAWMQLAAATCMVIGCMIYPDGWDSEEVKRMCGQRTDKYTLGNCTVRWAYILAIISIMDAIILSFLAFVLGNRQDKLLPEDFDVEEKKEEA; from the exons ATGACTAAAATGTTATCTGCGCAGGAGGCTGCTAAGATCTATCACACAAACTATGTGAGGAACGCAAGAGCGGTCGGCGTGCTGTGGACAGTCTTCACCATCTGCTTTGCCATTATATGTGTGGTAGTGTTTATTCAGCCTTACTGGATCGGTGACAGTGTTGATACACCCCAGTCGGGTTACTTTGGACTTTTTCACTACTGCATCGGGAATCCCATCACAGGAGAGCTGGTGTGTAAGGGAAGCGCTCTGGACTTCGGATCCATCCCTTCAGGTGCTTTCAAAACAGCAATGTTCTTTGTGGGGATTTCATTGCTGCTGATTGTGGGAACTATCGtttgttttactttattctTCTTCTGCAACTCGGGCAGCGTGTATAAGATATGTGCTTGGATGCAGCTCGCAGCAG CTACTTGCATGGTCATCGGTTGTATGATCTACCCAGACGGCTGGGACTCAGAAGAGGTGAAGCGGATGTGTGGCCAACGGACAGATAAATACACGCTGGGTAACTGTACGGTGCGCTGGGCATACATCTTGGCCATTATCAGCATTATGGATGCCATCATATTATCATTTCTAGCCTTTGTGTTGGGAAACCGCCAAGACAAACTGCTACCAGAAGACTTTGATGTGGAAGAGAAGAAAG AGGAAGCATGA